One Coffea eugenioides isolate CCC68of chromosome 2, Ceug_1.0, whole genome shotgun sequence genomic window, TTGGGTTATAAATTAGGAATTCGAACTCTATTgtagtgaaaaaaaaattaaaagatgtgaCAGAACATCCATTTGATTTAGTCGGATTCGTAGAACCGCTAGCTCCTTATACAGGCGTCGTTtgacaagtgagttttttggatgtttgtctaaaattttactgtagaagttATAGAAAACATATTtgaaaagtgtaatttttttgatattttgaaatgtacagtttaaaatttttgagaaattttttgagattattgTAATTAAAGTTGTCAAAAACTTGTAGTAGGCAAACTTAGCCAAAAACTTGCTTGACAAATGAAGTCACAGTCTTTTTAAACTTTTCCTTCCCCTTCGTGTAAAACAAGAGATGTTAGATTGTATAAATATTATCGTTCATGCATATGAAAATGAAAAGCTTTGAAGTTGTAATAGCTGGTCGATCTTAAACTAATATGTCAATTTAAAAGCTTTTATATTCTTAAGAGCCCCAAAAAACTCGGTAATTATTGTTTTGAGACTTCTTGTGCTTGGAATCCTATACTCGTAGTATTACTaccaaaaaatgcaaaataagtTGAGCATAGAAAGGCATAGCAACAAACACTATACATCACTCGCTTCGGGACAACCCCAGTTGGGGCCTGGGTCGTGTGGTCGAATCTTGCTCACTACCGCTTCGAGGCTCTTGGGGGCGGGGTCTCGGGGTGCAGTGGGGATTAGTCGGGGTGAATCCCGGATACCCCACtgtattgacaaaaaaaaaaaaaaaaacactataCATCACTCGCGTAATCAAATGTCATATGTGTGAAGGTTcctagagtttttttttttttttttttgcttttaccTTTAACTCCCTTTCTACCCTTTTGCATGGCAAATTAAATACACTAAGAGCATTCTCTGATTACCGGATCGACCACAGTAATTACATAgcaaaatttgaatcaattTGTTCGAGTAAAAGCATTagataacaaataaaaatattctttatggtttcttttctctttttttttttcccttataaGCTTCTTTCTGTTTCTTAAACCCTGTTTGATAATTCAGTTCAGTATTTAAATTTAACAGATTTAGGTtctgtttgataaaactgaatttgaattctgaagtctgaattctgaaatatgaatactgaaacaattaatttgctgaattttaagtacTGAACAAAATATATGAAtatctgaattttaatgctaaacctatttatactgtttgataaatatttatagctgaatgcttaataagtttaatttgacaattttgtccTTATTTCCTTTCAATCAAAAAAACaaatagaatctatgatttaattagtttaaaattgttaggtatgaaaatgacaatatttatttttaaatcaaattaatataaaagatgaaatatattatatgagaagtatggagaagatgtaaaagtcattaaaaagggagaaaagagaaactaaaaatcattagatagaaaatattagattgtttaattagatatgaattttgaacataattaacaaataagggtagatttggtagataagacaaggtagttgaagtaattctattgatttttatcagaattaagcattcagttaggattcttgtgctgaaaaaaatacacacaggttcagcactgcttaacaagttcagcaaatagattttcatttatcaaacacgcaaaacatctgaatgtctgaaaaaattcagattcaacatttttttatgttatcaaacataCCCTTAGATATTAACATActtaggttccgtttgataaaactgaatctgaattctgaaatctgaattctgaaatctgaatattgaaacaattaatttgctgaattttaagcactgaaaagaaatatatgaatgtctgaattttaatactaaatatatttatactgtttaataaatatttataattgaatgcttaataagttaaatttgacaattttgcccttatatcatttcatccaaaaaagaaatagaacctatgatttaattagctaaaaatgttaggtatgaaaatgacaatatttatttttaaattaaattaatataaaagatgaaatatattatatgagaagTATGGAAAAGTTATGAAAGTcattcaaaagggaaaaaaagaaatagaaaatcattagatagagaatattaaattgtttaattagataaaaattttgaacataattaacaaacaagggtagatttggtagataaaatAAGGTAGTTgaaataattctattgattcttatcagaattaagcattcagttagaattattgtgctgaaaaaaatacatacaagTTCAATACTACTTAACAAAATCAGCAaatggattttcatttatcaaacactcaaaacatctgaatgtctgaaaaagtTCAGATTCaacacttttttatattatcaaaCAGACCTTTAGACcgtttaataacaaaaaattaaatatatgaattaattaagtggtactgaattttctagacaaaacttgttcctaaaattaagtgataagctattcattTATTACTaaatgtgatatgcactcaaatatattaaaattaataattaacaattcaataatttaataaatttagatttcacatttcaaattttatacttcaattttatcaaacgcatcaTTAGTTATAATTAATCTTTCCACAATCTATTTCGTTTGTCTAAGAAAAATTATTCGACAAAGTGGGTAAAATATATCCTTGTACTCCGCCAATAATTACTTTGACAATCTGAttcaagacaaaaaaaaaaaaaaaagagagagagagagagaggggccAAGCTGCACAACAGACCGTTCTTTAGTGGATATCTCATAGAAGCACGCATGGTCCTGTAGATGCATCTAAGATAAGAAACTAGCCATGTACAATGAATCTGCAACACCTtaaaacatttttaaaaaaaaattgctagtCTTATCTTTATGCCGAAAGATGAGGAAAATCACTAGAGTTTCCACCGGTAGCAATTTACACAACGCTCCTTATAGATTACTATAAAATTTAAGTTTAATGGTCATAAATAATTTACGTGATATTTGGATTACGAATTTtcaagagtttttgaaaaaaaattattatgaCAATTGTTAAGGTGTGATGTATATTAGGTCAAAAAATAATTGAgaaatatgtaaaaaaaattatgaaaaatgtaaaattgttttttttctagaaaattaAAATCCAAATAAGGCCATTATTTCACTGCAATAGTTTAAATTGAGACTATACATATATTTTGCTATCTAACGATTATATAAGATCTACGAGGTCGAGGTGATTTGCATGCTAATTTGTAGAGATATCAAATAAGATATATAAGTCCCGTTTGTGTTTGGATATAGatgatttgagaaaaaaataatttacttgtgtcataaatacaaaatttgatacactttttttatttttttaattattttttttatttcacgtacatcacatcataaaaatattatagtaattatttcaaataaattctcATCCAAACACATTATTGTGTCAAATTTAGAATTTAAATCCTGCGCTGACACAGTTGTGAATGAAAAGGATAAAGATGGAAtgcattaaaaaaaacaaaaagaaaagatttaCATGCATAATTAATCATATGATGGCCAGTTATCAATCGGAGTACAGTTTGACAGCAGACACTACGCAATTTTACTGTTTTTGTTACAGTGGAGCCCAATGTTACAGAAAGGACAGCGTCAATAATACTTAATACTTAATGGTaataaaggggaaaaagaaaaaagtcagGGGAGCAGGAGCACACGAGCTCCACTCCATATAACAGCAACAATAAATTCGGGACATTGGGATTAGGTTCGCTCCCCTTCTTCACTCTCTCTCTACAAACAGTCACTGtattgcggctagggtttcacCAAACCCTGCTCTCCCTCTGTTTCTCTGGTTTCTCTTCTTCGATAGTATAGATCGATAATATATTGATACACAATGGATATACTGTTCATTAATCTTTCTTGAAAAAGGTCCGGTTGAAAAGGAAGTCGAGGGATTTTTGTGGGTTGGTTTTGATAGTTGAAAATGGCGACTTTAAACCCATTTGATTTACTGGGAGATGATGACACTGAAGACCCATCACAGCTGATTGCTGCTCAGAAGGCTCCTGTGGCCGCAGCTAAGAAAACCCCGGCTCCTGCAGCTGCTCAGCAGCAGCAATCCAAGCCGGCGGCTAAGCCTCCTTCGAAGCCGCTCCCTCCAACTCAAGCTGGTTTGCTTTCCTTTTTCgtttcttcatctttttttttttttaactcttttGAGTATCTTATTTGTTTTGCGCACTATTGTATTGAAGCTTTAATGGGCTTAGGGGTTTTTGTACTTCAATGGTATTTAGTGAGAAAGCAACAAGGAAGAATGATAACAGTTCTCTTTAGAATTTGAAATGGaagagcttttttttttcttagaaGATAATTGTTGGCCGTTGAGTTGATATGAAATGCAAAGGAACagataaaattttgaattttgctctAATTTGTACACGTTATTTTTGGCTACCgttgattttttttctcttcttttttatttacttttttcaaaattgagcATTTGTGCTCCAGGAGATGCCCGCTAGTATTTGTTTTAGCAcaagtttttgtcttgtttaaCATCATTTCTAGTAGGAATGGGATACAATTTCTCTACACTTGAGTTAAGCTTAACTTTTCCTAGTTGGTTAGTTCCAACTGGTTCGTGCAAGTAAGCAATTTTTTTAGTTAGTGCTGTGTTAGAATTGTTGGCATTACAATAGATTAATCTTTGTGCCATTTGGATgggaaattttcattttttgtataGAACCATACGCAATACTTCTCAAGAATAGGAAATAATGATGATTGCGCTGAACAGAAGAACATGCATGCTTTGTCGATAGTTTGACCTTAATTTTATTAATGTCTGATTTGCATATGGGAACTCATTAAAGCTTGTTGTTGCAAAAATCTTTTTTAGTTTAGGTGCACAAAAACATTATTTCTTAATGGGAAATAGTAGTTGGTATCTTGAGTTGGTATTTATTCATTGCATTCTTTTCTAGTGTTTGAAAATGTACTTAAAATATATCTGCCGGTATGCTTCTTTTTATAGTGAGAGAGGCAAAAGTAGAAGCTGCACGCGGAGGAGGCCGTGGTGGTGGACGCAGTTATGGGCGTGGTCGTGGGGGACGTGGATTTGACAGGGACTCAGCCAACAATGAGAATGTGTTTCGGAATAGGGAGCTTTCTGGTGGTCAAGGTGCACCTGAAGATGCAGATGCTGGAAAATTTACTGAAAGGCAAGGTGGCTATGGTGGACCTCGTGGTCCTTTCCGCGGTGGTCGCCGAGGTGGTTTTAGCAATGGAGAAGTGGGTGATGGAGAACGACCACGTCGGGTTTTTGAGCGTCGCAGTGGGACAGGGCGAGGGTAATCATTTTGTTTTATCTGTTGACGAGATGAGATACTATGTtattttctgtattttcttgttaCGATGCTTTGATGGATCCTTTTTGTATCTGAGCTGCAATTTATGTGCAGGAATGAGATCAAACGTGAAGGAGCTGGACAAGGGAACTGGGGAACTGAGACTGATGAAGTTGCTCAGTGAGTATTTCCCCATTACCTTTGGCCATGTGGCATTTTTTTTTAGGATAAAAGTGCTAATCTTATAGTCTGTTTGAAAATGTTACTTGTTTAATTTTGTAGTCTAAAATTTCAACCCTGTTGTTATCCTATCCAGGGCTGCTGAAGAAGTTAATGAAGGTGAGAAAAATCCAAATGCTGAGAAACAACCCCCAGGAGAGGAGGATACTGCAGATGGCAGTAAAGAAACTCCGGCTAATGAATCTGAAGAGAAAGAGCCGGAGAATAAGGTGTGTACCTTCAGTAGAATGTATGGCGCGTTTTACTTGGTTGGGTTTTTGATGATAatctttttttaatattttctttgcTGTTTCCAGTTGTATTCTTTATTGCTGGTGGAATCATGGCTTTTTGTTTTGATAAATCTGTTTAGTTGCCCTATGTAACTTGCCTTAGGGCAAGAGCTTTTCAATTCTTGATTGTTTAGAGTTTTTATTCATTGAGCTTTGCTTTGCCACAATAGGCTAGACTAAGAAAGATGCAGCTTGGTTTGTTTGGACACCTCCTTAAAAGATAAGCTGATGTGGTACTTTAATAAAATGACATGGAAAGCATTTTTTtataaaggaaaaggaaaaaaattataacaaTGTAGTCATGGGACGGAAAGAATGTGTGAGGATGAAGTATCAAAACAAGGATGGCAGGTTACTTTTAATGGAGGGCAGAATGGAGAACGTTCATGTAGCCTTCTAATTTTATAAGAGACACCTTTTGTTTATTTACTTGTGATTTTGAAGTCCTTGGTGCTTTCATCCATGAGATTTTCTCAGTGTTTGTTTCTTAAAGTGACTCTAAGAACTTGACCATTGTACATAATAATGTTCTTTGACTTTATAATGGTTTAGTACTCAGTATGGGTTTATCAAGTTTAAACATTCCTGTGTTGTAATAGTTTTGTCTAAGACATGCTTCAGGTCCCCCATTCTTACCACACCTTAATATCTGGAACTCTCAGATCACTATAGCTGAGGTGCGCCATGTGAAAAGAGTTTTATTATCACCCTTATCTCAAATCCataatttgtttctttacttttatATTGCACATTTGTTGTAGCTTCTGCATTTGATCATTATCTTTCTACTAAAGCATGACTACAAATCTTGCCTCTGTAGTTAATCGGGATCTTATTAATTGTAAATTGCTGTTTGTTTGAAAGCTAAACATATATTCTATATTTTTTCGACATTTATCCAGTTTGCTTTTCCAAAAATTTCTGCCCGTATTGTTTATTAAATCTCATTTGAAAGTCAATGGCCAATAGAGTTGAAAACGCTTTACCCAAATAAAGGCAAACAAGTGCTCTGTATAAACAGTGAACAGTATGGAATTGTTTTTGGGATGGAGGAGGAGAGCATTTTGGTAACTAATAGGTATGGTACTGAGTCTTATTTCCAAACCCTTAAGCACAAGGATTAGGAAGTTGCATGCTGAATCTTCTTTTTGCTGGTGTTGATCATATTTATGAAAATTAGGAGATGACACTTGAAGAATATGAGAAGGTGctggaagaaaagagaaaggccCTGCAGACTCTTAAAACTGAGGAGAGGAAGGTTGATGCTAAAGCATTTGCATCCATGCAACAGCTTGCAAACAAGAAAGCAAATGAAGATGTCTTCATCAAATTGGTGAGATGCCTATGGATTTGCTATGTAACTAGTTGCTCTTACTGTTGTAAATCTATTTGAGATATGCTAAAATGCGGTAGACTAACCATAGTTTTAAATTGGTGTCAACAGGGCTCCGATAAGGACAAAAAGAAAGAGGCTAACGAGAAAGAAGAGAAGGCCAAAAAGGTATTGCAACTTCTACCTGAAATATGTCAATTTGGGTGTGTGCACAAAATTGTTCATCTAGTCTCATGTTGAAATGTACCTGTATTAGTTGTTTGGCTGAGAATCTTGAGGAGCTTAACCGTCTTCTGTTGTTTTTACTATGAATCATGTGGTCTTTCTGGAGAACATTTAGTCTTGTTGACCTTAGtgacaaaaggataagtttcTTGATGTCATTTATGTATGGTATATGAAGTTGTTAAGAGCTCAGCAATCTGGAACGTGTGTAATAATATATGGAGCAAGAAACTGGGGGTCGCCTGTGCCAGTATAGCTTGTGTCTGCTAATATGTGAATATTACACTAAGTGCTAGGTTTTTGGACTAAATGTTTAACTATGTTGTTCTCTTTATTTTTGGTGGTTGTAGTCTCTCAGTATTAATGAATTCCTTAAGCCTGCGGAAGGCGAGAAGTTTTACAACCCTGGTGGACGTGGTCGGGGTCGTGGGCGTGGCTCTAGAGGATATGGTGGAGGCAACTCATATGGCAATGTGGAAACCCCATCCATTGAAGATCTAGTGCTATTCCCAAGCTTGGGCAGCAAGTGAGGCGCTGTCCTTCCTGCCATCAATCTCAGGGATTGCTTGTTAAAGTGATCTTCCTTTAATATGCAAGAGGCAGGAAGTTGACTAAATAAGATTTCTGTATCAAGAGTCTTTTTCTTGAATGTAAATTTCTTCCCTCACCCCTCTTCATcagcccccccccccctttctctctcttcccccgaaaaataaattttttttttaaaaactgcCCCTTTACTTATTTTCCTGATTGTCTTCTGTTTGCTACTGTTGAATTCTTTTAACTTATGAAAACAGCTGATCTATGACCTGAATCATTCTCAGTTTTGCCTTGAAATTGATGGAATAGACGGGGGATATAATTCATCTTTTTCACACTTGAATGGGTAGATGAACAAGCTAGCTTATAATTGTCTATTGACGTGTTGTATTCCATTATTCACCTAGGACTCGAGAAGCAGACTTAGGATATAACTTTTGGAGTTGATCACACGCATTTCTAGAACAGTTTTAGTCGAGGTCAGTATTGCTGTGTCACTATATTGTGGAAAAAGGCCGCGCCTGTTTTTAATTGGGTTGGGCACAGATGCGTCAGCTTGTGATGAAAAATGAACCTTGCATTTTGCTTCTTGGAGATTGCATCTCTCTTTTCATAAGGTTGCAGCAGTTGACAATTGCTGGGAGGCTGCCTGGTTATAAAGGGAAATTGACAGGGATCGTCAGTATGGGTTCAGGGTTGTCTATTTGCCACGGAAACAACATACTTtggattcaaaatttcaaatttgattcAAGCTTTCTAGAACTGGAGTATTTTAAAAATGTGACTAGAATGGAGGCCTGTGGACGGCAACCAATCTACGCCCCTATTGCTTTCTGGGTGAAAAACAGGCTATCACATAAGTATGCTGGGATTGTCTGGCTGCGTGGAACCTTGCTCCAACTAGCAGTAGCTTCACGTACTGAATTAGGCAGAGCAGCAACATTTCACGAAATATAGAGTAGAAACAGTTATCCTAATAAAAAGAGCCTGATTACGAGCCCTCCAGAGTAAAGACCAATAGCTCTAAGAGAGAGCAGATCTAGCTTCCAATGTCGACATAGCCAGCTATTTTTTTCAGCAATGGGTACTGTCCTCTGTACGTACGTACGACACAATCCCTGCATCTTTTGTAACACAGCTGTAGATATAACACAGGTGAACATTTTGTTCGAGGGATAaatttagaaacctcccttgaggttttcagCAATTACAGAGAACTCCactcaagttttaaaaattacacctaccttCCTTGCTTTTTCACAAATATCTTAAAGTATCCTTCTTTTAAAGAACaagacaaaataaaataagattttaatcTTTAACTTCTTGTATGCGGCATACTCACTAAAACAAAGAGTTCGGTGATTTCAACTCATCTCATAATTAATTACTTGCTAATTCTTACCTAATGTAACTCACTACCAATACTAAACCAAAAAATGTCCCTTTGTACCTAAGAATATAATTCATCATTACTCTAGCACTCTTAAAAATAGAGATAAAATTCTATTTTCATAAAAGAGAGAATCAATGAGTTTTTTAATTGCTAGACTTTTTTGCTTAACAAATATATTAGTCACTTCTTTATCTTCCAAttcttaatttcattttttccctaTATCACTGccacttttttcattttcccttAATTTGACTAAAATTTACAGTCTGCACCTTGTTAATTTGGTAACTTCAATTGGTTAACATTTGTAAAGAGTAAAACtattggaaaaaaagaaagaaagaaaggtctAAAATTTTTAGAGTAAGAAAGAGATaggaagataaaaaaaatacagATAAATTTCAGAGATGGTAAAACTTGAAAGTGGTGTGGTTGGTAACAATGGAGTGTGTCATTTGGTGAGAGAGAGAAGTGGTTGcaggagaaaaagagagaagagtATGAAAGAGGGATGGAGGGAGGGAGGAAGagatgaaaattagaaaattaatGGAAAGTGTTCTTTGAGATTAGGAAATTGCAAGTAGAATAATAagaaatatttttcaaatttaaatgTCCCTTTATGAATTAACTATTAAGTGGAGGACATTTTAGTCATTTGATTGGACCAAGGGAAGTCTGTGAAATTATTAAAACTTCGGGGGAgccgagtgaaattgtcagaaacctcaagggaggtttctgaaattatccctttgttCAATATATTCAACAGCAAAATGTGTGTGACACAACATTCGATGATCAAATTCAACAGGAACCCCCCAATTCTTCAGCCAACCCTTAGTTGCTAACTTCCTTTTACATAACAACCAATGTGTGGTTGGATAATAGATTATTTGGAaagttatttaaaataattactgtagtatttTTTACGATATAATGTTGCGTGAGATTAAGAAAAttattgagaagataaaaagatgtattaaaaaatatatttataatactaaatattgtgatactaaaaatatgataaaaagattaatgtgtttatgatactaaataaataatttttttgacaaataatccCTATCCAAAAACACTTGTACGAAAGCAAATCAGGGAATGTGACATTTACTCCCATAGCAGTTACCTCTGACTGGACAGTGAAAATGCCTCGAGTACTAGCAATTCAATATGCGTCATCAGGATGACTATTAAGAGTAACGAACATTTGTGGAGCTTCCTGCTGTAGTCTTTTGACTTCGGCAGTTACCTTCCTGCCTTGGGGCCACTTCCAACTGTTTATCttcaataaaagaagaaaaagaagtctTGTGCTTGAATCCAAAACTATATTGAAGACTTTCATAAAATTTTGGCAGACAGCGCCAGGAGGCAAGAGGCTGCCACGTATCAAACAAGAAGCCATCACCAATCACAGATTTAAGATAAGGTAGCGCTAGCTCTCTCAACTTTACAGGCTGGGATCTGTACCCATTAATTAGAGTATTCGAGGAGCATTTCATTCAATTGATGTGAAGTAataagaattttcttttttcgcTCCACTAAAGGCTTTTAACTGTGATTATACTTACCTGTAGTGTAATTGGTGACGTTTGAAGCAACCTGGCACACAATACATCTTAGCGACAAATGTATCTGCTGGTTTTTTCGCTACAATAAaggcttcttcttcttcttcttttttaatttttggcaaCAACGGAACGAGCCAATGATGTTTTCTCAGGAGCAGAATATGTTATCTGTTCCTTTTACTCCAAATTCGGCTCCCCGTTTGCGGGCAAAACTCCTGAACCATAACACCTCTCGACAGTTAGAAGTCAACCCCTTCAACCAACAAACAAGTTATATGCATATCTATGGCTGGATCACTGTTAATATTTATTAGGACGTGTAACGTTTGTGCTTCTTGACAGTCTGCTGCAAGCAAATTAACATATATTTGGCTAGCATATGGGCTGGCAAGCATCTACAGGACAACAGCGAATACAACCAATTGTTCTATCATCCACTACAATAAATTTGTACAATCAGTACATGAAACAAACGTTCAGAAAAAGAATAAAGTCGGAAAAGATAATAAACTATCAAGTGTCTTTTGATTAAGTTGGTCTTCATAAAGGTGCTTTCACATGCAGCAGTAGAGTCAATGATCCAGAAGTTGTTTGTCCATTGTGTTCATGACGAGCAGCAGCCACTATTCTGTGCAACAGGCTGCCCACGCATATTAACTGTGGGAGGCTTAGCATTGTTCATGGCTGGTTGGCTTGCCATCCTACATTAACAATTATAACCAGTGAAGCTGTAGTAAAATATTACAAAATGCAGATACAGCAATAGGTGCTTGCACAGAATAGCAGAGACTAACTCTTCACAATCTACACCATTTTGCGTggaagaaaaaacaaaattaatttgAGAGGACCAGTTGGACAAGGCAAAATATGATAAAGCAGGTCCCGACTCCCGACCAATTCATTCTCCAAAATGACAATGATTGTTCGTACAAAAGTCATGAATTTGAACACAACAAAAACACAAAGCAGCAATTATGAACCCAATTCAATTTATATTGTGCTCAACTTGCAAGATTAATCTCAAGATGATTCATTTCCACATTTGCCAACAAATTCAGGAGGGCATCTAAAGCAACTACCATATGAATATGATATTTTGTCACCTTGAGGAGTCTAAGACCCTTACTTCTAGTTGTACTTAGTGAGCAAGTGAAGGTATATACCTATTCTTTATGGCAGCAGACATCGCCATGAAAGCTTGCTCCACATTAGTAGCATCTTTAGCACTAGTTTCCAAAAATGGAATACCAATTTCATCAGCAAATGCCTATGGATTGTTAAAACATGGAAAAGTGTCAATATCTGATCAATAAGATaattttgcaaaaattactTGGACAAACAAAACAATCTGTACAACTAGTTTCACCTTAGCCGTCTCATAGGAAACAACTTTCTTATCAG contains:
- the LOC113761537 gene encoding RGG repeats nuclear RNA binding protein A-like, with the translated sequence MATLNPFDLLGDDDTEDPSQLIAAQKAPVAAAKKTPAPAAAQQQQSKPAAKPPSKPLPPTQAVREAKVEAARGGGRGGGRSYGRGRGGRGFDRDSANNENVFRNRELSGGQGAPEDADAGKFTERQGGYGGPRGPFRGGRRGGFSNGEVGDGERPRRVFERRSGTGRGNEIKREGAGQGNWGTETDEVAQAAEEVNEGEKNPNAEKQPPGEEDTADGSKETPANESEEKEPENKEMTLEEYEKVLEEKRKALQTLKTEERKVDAKAFASMQQLANKKANEDVFIKLGSDKDKKKEANEKEEKAKKSLSINEFLKPAEGEKFYNPGGRGRGRGRGSRGYGGGNSYGNVETPSIEDLVLFPSLGSK